The sequence CAGAGACTAGCTGCATCACTTTGCCTAAACTTTCTCTCGGAGTTACTCTATGAACCTTTTAAGAGTTCACCTTGGATTGCAATAATTTACTAGCATCTGGGATCCGGGGTTGTTTCCTTCTCAGTACAGTTCTCATTTCAGAAGAAAACTAGAACATGAAAGAATGTACTGGAGTGAAGGAAGTGTTCTACATCTTAATAGAAGTGAGGATTACATGGGATTTTCCATTTGTCAAAATGATCCagttaagatttgtgcattttgaCATATATAAATTTTGCTTTAAAGTATCAAGTACAACGCAGGGAGTAGATAAGTAGTAGAGATGAAAAAGAATGGCACATGCAGATACTTGAAGCTAAGAGATGGGTATATAAGAGTACatcatccttttctctttttttcatgtcAGACAGGTAATGTGCCGATGTCATAACAAGGTTTGAGGGAGGCACATCTCACACAAGAGAGTGAACACCCAAGCATTACACTTATCAACTACAAAAGGATCGCACATCAtccttttctgtttactttgcttaTAGTTGAAatcttccataataaaaagttaaaataagaccaaCAGATAGAACTAGAACAAGTCTTAAGCAGACTAGAGCTTAACTCCCAGGGATATAGCAAAACCCTTCAGAGAGAGGGTAAGGCCAGATAAGGAACATGTAAGCCAGAGAGAACAGGCCGCATGCTCCCGGCAGTGCCCGCCTCTCACAGATGACACAGGAGGGCCTACGGGCCCTAACAGTCCAAAACCACCATGCTTGCGCCACACAAAGCCACGCAGCAATCTGCATGCCCAAAGCACAGGCCTGGCCTTCTGGGCAGAGTGCAACATATACATTCTAACCCCACCCCCACGCTGATATAGACAacatataaagaaagaaacatttttacactagacattaaaacataaactacaaaattacttttttgggacaattactattttcttaatagttttgattcttagtttctccattttaagggactagaaataaaagggaaaattatatattaagaaaaaattaaatatattttgaaagatgaacTACATCAAATCCCTGCTTGCTGAACCAGTTTATACAGTCCCAATATTTGCATAGCCCTCACACTGTGTCTGCCTATTCCAGGGTAGAGACCAGGATCTAGCTGCAGGAAGAAACTGTTAGTGTCAACAGGTGACAAAGAAAGGGACACTGCTCCTatagggaaataaagaaattaaagcatttttcCTGGTTAAACAACTTCTTACCTTCGTCCCTGATCCAATCGGCCATGAGGGCCCCGAGCAGGAAATCTGTTCAGGTGGCTCAGATGAAGTGTGTGGGATGTTTGGAAGAGACTCAGAGCTGCAGAGAGGAAATGGCTGGTGACTCAAAAACCCTAAATCTCTGTTCAAATTCCCTGTCCCTTTTTTCCAGTGCACAAAAGTACTCACTTCTACTCACAGAGGAGCAACCTGACAGTTATAAGTCCATTCATCCAGAGTATCCCATAGAGCCACACCCCAACATCCATGCCACTGGTACTCACGCTTCTGAGGAAAGAGTGGGGGAATCCGGTGAGGCTGGAAGATCAACTGGGGCTGAGCTCCCAAAATCCCTTGCTTCTGGCCCAGGGCTGCCACGTGTAGGAGGGGAGGTGCTGGGGACTTCAGGAGGGGCTGCAGGACAGTAACCAGCAAATTCAGGGCATCCCATAGTTGATGTGCTGACTACCTCAGACAGATGCAGTCCCACACCCTCTACAAAAGTAAGGTTCTTGCCCAGCTTTCAGGACACgggcttccctccctccccctccaatGCACATTCCAAGGAGAGACCAGTACCTGGTTGGAGAGCGTTTGCACCTTGACAGCATTCCAAGGCACTGCCTGGCCGGGGTTGTATGCAGCCTTCACCAGCACCTTCTCACCCAGCTGGGGCAGCCGGCCCTTCACCACACTGCCGGCACACAAGCCAGGAGGCCCAGTCAGAACAGAAACCCTGGCCAAGCCACCCTGACTACCCTGAGGCCCTTCCCATCAAGATTTCTCACACCCCACATTAAACACAGCAAAGCAATGGCTTCGGGGGGGGGGAGGTGCCACAAGCGTGGTAACAGAACTAAATCCAAAAGGAACACTCGCCTCAAACCTACCTGAGCTGAAAAAAGACCTCTTCGTCTACCACTCCGAAGTAGTCATGCAAACTGGTGACGATGCCAGTGAAGACCCGCTGCTTCTCCCCACCCTACAGGAGAAGAGTGCAGTGTGAAACGGGGGACATCTGTCTAAGTTCTGCTATTGGAATCTCATCTCTATGTACCGCCTCAGCTCAATCAGAACACTGTACTGAAAGTCACATGGGAGGAAGCGTACATGTATAATGGACATAATCTAGCTGCATGGGGCAGGGGATCATGCTGGTTCCTGCATCCCAAGCTTCTCCAGGATTTCCAGTTCTTTTATTCCAAGAAGCACCCTAAAGATTTCCCTAGAGCCAGAGCTTAGGACCCCCCAGTCAGAGGTATCTAGTCACCTCTCTACTGGCCCAGGACAGGAGTACCAGGAAGGATGAACACTGTGATGTAAGAATGAAAGCAGCAGGCATCCATGCATGCTGGGGTAGTCCCAACGGCTGAAACTCACTAGAAAGGATGCTCAACCTACCTGAAGGTGCCTGGCATTTTGGGACAGGTCTGTGGCCACAGGAGGAGTGAGCAAACCAGGAGGAGGACCCAGAAGAGATGTTGAAGCTGCGCCTATGGGGACAGAGAAGCAGTCTCCAGGAATTGCACCCACCCTCTCGAACACTAGAGTCAACTAGAGGACAAGGCAAACCCAAAGGGCAAAGTGGCTCCAAGCAACTCCTCCACCACAGAGACCCCAAAAGCCCTATTTTAAAAGACTAGCTCCAGAGTACATATTTCCCAGTATGAGCGCAGGTAGGGATAAAGGTGATCACCTGAGAAGTTGCGTCCCCCTGGAAGTGGGTTGATACGCTGGCGCTTAAACTGGGACATTGGAAATGTTGTCCTCTTTCAGAGTCTTGGGAAAAAACCTTCaatcagaagagaaataaattaacagCTCACAGGGGAATTTTTCATCAACCCCAAAAAAGGAACTAAGGATCTTAAGGAAATGGGAGGAGGGCGCTGAGAGTGAATGGAGGCGATGGATGAAGGGaaaccagaaaatgaaattacactGCTCCAGTTTGCCCTCATAATAACCTAGCGGCAGGTGCTACTATCGTGCTAttgtaaagaaaagtaaactgaagctcagagagattaaaaaagaGACTTGCCTGAGACCACATAACCAGTTAGTGACAAAACTGCGCTCACACCCAGGTGTCCCGACAACTTAGCGCTCCTCTCACTATGCTCCTCTACGCCACCCGCAGAcggttggggggcgggggttaGAGAAAGAGCCCCggagacattcattcattcaaatacatTAGCCAAAATGTCCACGCAAGGCCCGGAAAAATGGAGGAGGGTGCTGCGGGAGAGGAGATCATTTGGGCTCTCTCCCCGGAAGCTCGGCCCGTTGTCCCCCGGCCGGGCTGGTGGAAAGGTAGCGGTGTGGCCCCGCCGCCAGCGAATCCGGCTGCGCGCCCGCTCTCCCGCTCCCGCGCTCCCCGACCTTTCGCACCCGCCTCAGCGGCCGCCAGCGCTGAATCTCCCAGGCCTGGACGCAGCCAGGCCACCGTGGGAGGACACAGGCGCGCGGTTTCTCCTCCTCCCGCCCGCCCCCAGGGCCGAGGCCGTTGCCAGGGAGACGGGACTTGCAGGCCGAGGGGGCTCGCCTCCTTCCGCGCCCCATGCATCTCTGCTGCCCGGCGCTCGCAGCCCCTCAATCGGGGGAGGAGCAAAGGGGCAGAGGGACGGCGGAGAGCCTCCTACCTACCTGCGGGCCAGGGCCGCAACACCGGGGGGACAAAGACACCCGGAACCACCACAGTcgctgctgccgccgccaccGGAAGCGCCTCTCCGGAAGCGCGACCACTGGTCGGAAGCTGCCACAATCCCGGATACGGTCCCTCCCTCCGCTCCACcgacctctcccttcccccacgcCGGCCTGCCATCCGGCTCCTAAGTGGGGAGCGGAAGTGCGCCTTCCCCGATCGTGTGCGCCTTAGAAAGCTGAGCCTCGGTGGTGTCCTCGTTTAAGTGTCCCATTAGAAAAATAGACATCAGAGACTTGGTTCCTTGTCCAAAGACAGCTGGAGATGGACCCCAAACATAAGGAAGCACTTACCGCCCCCACCTTGCCTCATTCTGGCAGACTCCAAGACTTGCAAGCGCAAGAGAACCAAACCCTCCTGACCAAAGGAAGAGAATGCCTGCTCAGTGGCCATTTTTAGGAGACATTCCGGTGTCTGACTCAAGGCCAatggccccagccccagccccgccctTCCATTGacggcgcgcgcgcgcgcacacacaccccaccccatcccatccccgTCCTCTGGGTACCTGCAGAAGAagcttttcccttttctcaattAACAAAGAGCCAGGAATCTAAGGCTATCGTAAAGTAAACCACCACAATATTTAAGTAGACATTTACTAAGAGTTCTCACAGGCTTTTcctttagtcctcacaacaacgcTAGCGGGTAAGCAGGTCAGGAATGACTGCCCTAATTTTGAGACATGAAACCTGAGAGACTTCAatgaaatgacttgctcaaaaTCTTGCAGTTAATCACCGGCCACTTTAGTCCCCTTTAGGAATCCCAGTCCCCCTTCATCCACTTTATCCCTCCAATTTAAGCCTCTCTccaacacccctcccctcccctattcattcaacattcacAAAGCACTTTGAGACAGTTTAATATCATTTTATCTTCATAACAAGCCTGTGAGGTAGGTAGGGCAGGCACCATTACACCATTTGGGAGATTAAGTGGGAAGCTATGGCTCAGACAAGTTAAGGGATTTTGTCGATGTCTAAAAGCTAGTTTGGGCCCCTGGGTTCAGCTCTGATGTGTAAAGGCTAGCAGGGAGCAAAGCAGCTAAAAATAGGCCTTGAAGGTTACTCCACTGTTCCCCATGTTTTCCCTAACTCTCCCATTCCTGGTGCAGTCTTCTGGGGCAAGACTCAATGTGGAAGCAGCCAAGGTAGTGCCCTTTCCCTATCCTGGGGCTGCCCATGCAGGTGTGAGGACGCAAGCAAGACTCCAGATCAGTAAGTGTCCACTGCGGAATAAAGGTCAGTTCCATCCTTCTAAAACTACCTCTCCCAGGAGACCAACCTTTTTTGAGTGTGTGATTCAGGAGAGAGGGTTGGATCCAGCCAGTTCACAACAGTGACAGTCTCACAGagatatatatatgagtatatcatTTTGCATATATACACATCTGCAACACGCTGGGCCCCAACAGATTACCATGCCGAACATGCTCCATGGATGCCTGATAAATAAGCTAGTTCACATTGTCTAAGCCCAGGGATTTCTGGCAGCCAGGGAGGCACCTGAGAGCTGTCACACCGTGGGGCTTCTCAGGGAACCAGGGTCCCTCTGCCAGGCTGCTCCGGGAAGAGAAAAATTCAGCCCTCACCTCTGAGAGAAGGGCAAGTGTCAGCAGTTTTTCCTGGCAGTGCCCAGAGAAAGCAACAGGGCAAAGGGCAAGGAAGAAGACGTCACTACACACCCCTCTACACAGGGTCACGTCCCTGCACCAGGAGGTCTCAGCAGACAGAAAGGTTTTTTGCTCGTTGCTTCTTCACCACTAATGATGGCATAAAGGTCTTCCGGAGGGGGCGACATGGAGATCTTTCAGGGAGGTCCCTTGACTCAATCCTATGGAAAAGGAAAGGTGGCCTTAGACTAGGAGGAGGAAACAAAGGTAACAATGGTCCCAGAGTGGATCAGGCATAGCTTCTCTGCTGTGGGGAGCCAAGGGGTAGTAACTTACATGGTGCTTCTTCCCCCTGGTGAATTATTCGGTATAACCCCCAACATCCACCGTGGAATCTTTCATCTGTGCCCCTACCGTGCTTGCCCAGCAAACCCAGGAAAGGTGGCCTAGGTTGCAGCTTTAAGGGGTGAGGGTTTGCTCGGCTGGCATAAGGAAATTTCCCATATTCTGGTCCTGGTTCTGCTGCTGACTCATGTGTGGCCTCAGGAAAGTGgcttccctccccagcccagtccccagcttcctcatctgaaatggGGAGCTTTGACTACTTTGTATTTCTTCCAGCACCCTCTCCAAGACTGTCTGCATCACGTGGATTTCATAGGGACAAAGTACAACTGGCAGTACTATCCTGGTCCATcaggctcctccctctgccctaaCCTAGGCTGGGCCACAGGACTTACCTAGGGCCAGGGCCATCAGGAGGGACAGGGGGCTCAGGGTGTCTAGGGCTCTTCCAGCGGATCCGGTTAAGCAGGACCTTGACCTTGTTCCAGTGGGAGAGATCCTGCTGAGCAGAGGGTTACGCGGTCACCACAGAGCCCCACCCCACAACAAACCACTGACTAAACTCCCAGAGACAGCTGTCACCACAGCCAAGAGAAGTCACCTGCTCCAAACAGGAATCCTCTCATGTTCCCAGTCTCTGGTCTTCAGGGTATCCACACATGCCAACCACGTCCCACCCCCACCACGTTCTTTCACCTGCCCCACACATATCCATCACCTACCTTGTGACCCTGGGAGGACTGAAAATCATGAGCTGGCTCTGCTGGGGCCTCTGACAGCCTGGAAAGGTTGGCACTGGGCACCCCTACCTTTGGGAATGAAGTTCTCTTTGCCCCTTCAGAGAGAGAACCAGGTTACCCAGGGCCAGGAGCAGGAACACACCCATCAAGCCCCAGGGCTCAGGGTTGTGCCTATGGGGCCCTGGGCAGGCAAGACCCAGAAGGAGACACAACGGCCCCCTCACCTGTCTCCGTTGTCTGGCTGAGCAGCTCCCAAGGCCCATGCACTTCACTGCCTGGGGCATGAGAAGGTGGAGGTGAAGGGGCCAGGACCTCTTCCGCCTCTATAGGATTCTGAGCACAAAAGAGAAGGGCGCTCAGTGCCTGATTACAGGCCTAGACCGTTCTGAAGGAAGCCCTGGTGCCAGGGGACCCAcccctcctctgccttccccactCACCGGCCCATCCGCTGGCCTGACCACCCCACAGCTCACTCCCCCAGGGGCCTTCTGGGTCTGCAGCTGCAGATGGAGCTGCTGGAGCTTTGCCATCTGCTCCAACACAAGGCACAGGTGTTCCAGGTAGCGAAGACCCTGCCCTGGGAGGCAGGCCCAGGCTTCAGACCCCAAGCCCTCCACCTGTGGGACAGAGAGAGGTAGGGGAAACTTGAACTCAACCAGATTCCCACCCCAGGTGACCAGCAGGTGGGTGCAGAATGGGCAGGAAGAGGAAGACCACGAATCCAGCTAGCCTCCCAATGCCCAGCCAGCCATGGTGCCAGGCAGACCCCGTACCTGCCCACCTCCACACAGCTGGGAGTGGCGTGAGGCAAGAAGCTGTGACACAACCCATCAATTAGGGACAGGAATGCCCCACCCCGAGAGAGCTCCAGGGAGAACAAGTGGGGGGGATCCACTAGCCCCTGTGTGAAAGGGCTGTCTCTATCCCACTCTTCACCCAGCCTGAGAGTTGGCACTCACCACTTCTGCTTCTTCCACCTCTGCCTTGGTGGCCTTCTGGTCCCCTGCTCCAAAAAGGGGCATTTCACACTCAGGGTTACTTGGCAGCTTCGGGGAGTGGCGGTGTTGTGACAAGCTGGCAGGGGAAGTTGGGAGCTGGCGGGATCTCTCCAGCACCTGCTCCAGCTTACGGCTGGCCAGGAACCGGCCTAGGTGGGCAGGAGGCTCcgtgggcagggccaggggcttAGGGCTCACCACGGCCTCAAAGTCCAGAGAGTCCTGAGAAAGGCCCAGCGAGGTGGCCAGGGGGCTGTCCCCAACCACCATCTCCACTCCTGAGTCCCGGGATGCCAGTTTGAGAAGTGGCACCTGCCTCTGGAGACCTCTCTGCTCACCATCCCCCTTCCAGGAGTCCAGCGAGCACCCCTGAACGGTGTCCGGAATCCGTCTGTAGACGCTGGTGACTCCAGGTACTACACAACCGCGTGCCAGGTCCTCACCAGCCCCATCTACAAGGAGAGTCAGTATCAGGCTGGGCAGGCTGCCCCCACCGCCCCCAGCATTCCTGGCAGCTGAAAGCATTCCCTGGGGAGGAGTGTCCTGGGCCAGAGGTGAAGGGAGGAGCCTGGACAGCCACAGCCCCTCCCAGATCTCTCTCCAGCCCCGCCTGAGAGATGCTGGATGGGGTTCTTTTTACAACAGTGTTTGTTAGTGATCAAAACCCATATGGGCTGTGTGGTAGGCAAAGCCTTGCAGGTCTCATTCATCAGCCCGTGCGATGGCCTATTGTCCTTCCTCTGAGGGGTTTGGCGCTTTCTTCCTGGGAGCTCTTGCGCTCCTGCCCCTAGGGTCTGCCTAAGACCTCCAAGTCCTAAGTAGGGAGCCACAGGCCCTTCCATCACTCCACAAGGGAGAGTATGACTGTGCGCCCCGCCTCAGGGAGAGGGCGCGTGGCACAAAGAGGGAAGCCGGGGTCCAAACTGTCATCAGGATGCTTGATGAAGTCTCTCCTGGAGTTCCTGGCGGGAGGAcgattaaaaataacaatagctataACCACTTGGGGCTTTTGGGCTTACACTGAGAAACAGTGACAATTTTGTGgcgaattgaaaagaaaaaaacttaaaacgGAAGACAAGGAACCAGTGGGTAGGAGAAGATGCAGCGCTGTTGCCCACTAACTGTCTCCTCCGTGCCAAGTCCTCCTACTATCTGGGTGCCCCAGCTGTAATGATGCAGAAATTGAGGCTGGCGAGGGTGGAGGGCTGCCTCCGTCTCCGAAGCCAGGCCCCCTGGGCAAGGAAGAGGGCCAGGAAATCGACCCCTTGCGCGGTGCCTTTGGGAAGCGGTCTGCCGCCGCCGAGGGGCAACGGCCGGCTGGGACAGGGGCCGGCGGAGAAGAATCCAGATCGGGAATTTGAGGGAAGTGGACCCGGGGGAAGCGGGATGGAGGTGGTGGCTAGTTTAACGCCCAAACCCAGAGGGTCTCCTGTGCAAGGCGCAGTTCACTCGACCCTTCTAAAGAGAGGCCGCGAGGTGGGCGCAGCTAGGTCGGGCGCCGGGATCGGTGTGCAGGGTGGGGCGGGACGCAGACGGGGCCCCCGGCCCCACAGTCGGCTCCAAGGCGGGCGGCCCTGCCGGACTGAGGGTGGGCGACTCACCCCTGCTGCCGAGCGGCTCCATGGCGAAGACGCGCCGCCGGCCCAGCATGGCCCCGCTCCGCCCCGACCGCAGCAGCCGGACCGAGCGCTCCCAGCCCGCGTCCCCCCGCCGCGGTCGCACCCGCGGCTTAGCGCGTGCGTCCGGACCCCCTGGGTGCGGCCCCCGGACACTCCCAGCCGGGGGAGGGATGAGGCgggacgggggaggggaggggcgcaGGTGTAAGGGGGCGGGGCTGCACTCGGGGCCACGCGGGGCTGGGCGAGGATAAGGGCCCCGGTCCGCTGTCCTGGCCCCGGTCCGCTGTCCTTCCGCGAGTGACAGACCCGCGCTCGCGCCGCGGCCCAGCAGCGGAGCCCCCCGCCTGGGGTCACCCCGCCCCCAGGTCACACGCTGGGTCTGCCTTCCTGCCGCCAAGATGTAGCTGGCGGGCGGGGAGTGGATCGGAGCGCGGAAGGAAATGGAGCCCCACGTGCTGGCGGTGGGAAGGGCACTGACCGAGACGCAGCCGTCACTGCGCTCCCAGCTGTGAGCCTGGGGCAAGTCACTGCGCCACTCAGAAACCTGGCGCGATAAAAGGGGGAAATGACTTCCGCCCAGAGGGAAATCTTTTCCAACAGCTGCAGAACGCCTTGTGTCCCGTGGTAGCCCTGAATCGCCTCCTCGTCCCACACCTCTTCCTCACTCGGGTACCCTGAAACTGGGGGGCTGAGTGGGATTTCAGGATTGGGGGAGAAGTGAGCctgggggacaggggaggagCCTGGAAGCGATGCAGGTATAAAAGCTTCCCggtccccaccccagccttctTTGGGCCCTTGAGATTTCACCGCATCACCGCCAccatccccccaccaccaccagctcccCGCTCTGAAAGTCGGCTGGGAGCCCAGACAGCTGCTGAGAGACAGCTTGGTGACCAGACGGGCGAGTAGCTTCTAAGGAAACCTCCTTCTCCGGCGGAAGGTGACCAGCAGGATCCAAATCCcctggaggcagaggagggagctggCGGACGTGCAAACCTGCACCTGAGCCTCTGGGGGAGGGCCTGGAGCCTGAGCTGTTGCAAGTGGCTGTTacctgggagggagaagaggtcTGCCCATCCTTTCTGCTCCGTGctccttcctgcccttcctcAAACACCCTAGGCAGGAGCCTTCATCAACTTCTAGCCAATCTCGTAGCCACAAATTACAAGATTCCAACTTTAGAAGATGAAATTGAGGCCCACAGCCACACCCCAGAAAAGAAGAATGCCTGAATTACCAGACATCTCTTAACACCTTGATCTTCAGGCCAATCCCTTCCCCACTAGCCATGGGTCCTCTGAGTTGCCCCCTCCCGGCCCTGCCCTTCTGGACAACACCCCCTCCCCATTCCTCTTTTCCAGATACAAAAAGGGAAACAGAACGCTGGGCCTGGCAGGAACTGCTTTATGCAAGTCGGACAGGATGTCTGGtaccaacccccccaccccacccaggccaTGCCCGGACACCACTCCAGCCCTCCCGAGGTAGGAGGAGAGTAAGAGGGCTGGTGAGTCAGGTGGCTTCCTCTCTGCAAAGTGAgagtgtggggaggggaagggagggaaccTTTGCCAGATCTTGCCCTGAATTTGGAGAATGTAGGGCCAGATTCCAAGCAGCAGTCAGTCTCCTTGGTGACTCTGGGGCAGGAATGCATCTGGAACAGGACGCCAGCCAGCAGGAATGCAGTGTCTCAGCACAAGGCTTTGTGTGGCCTCAAAAGAACCCCCcaatacacatacacagaggacCCACCACACTCCCCTCCTGGCCATGTTTCCCCCCATGCAGAAATGCCAGAGCCCTCATGGTGATCAGGATACCTCCTGGGAGTTGGGGGGCACACACTTCCCTGTCGTCTGCCTTTTGCTGCCCTAACTGGCAGCCCTGTGTGCAGAGCTGGGACAGGCCTTTACCACCCAGAGGGCTCTGTGGCCCCACGTGATTACCTCTGCACTGTCCTTCACCCTGACTCTGTGGGAGGAGAATCGTCTCCCTTTCGGGGATGCTTGAAGGAATGGGAGGGGCAGCacagccaccccctccctgcccccctaaGGGGTGGGCAGCTATAGTGAGTTCCTGAGACTGTGGCGGCCTGAGCAGAGCCATTGATCAGGCTGAGGCCAGGGGTGGCCTGCTGCCCCTACACTTCCATGGGGGAAGTCACAGCTTCAGGAAGTGCATTTCCTGCAAGCTCATCACTGAGCTAGGCCCTGTGGGACCACAGGCAAAGCCAAGAGCCTGGGAACAGCTTCTGCTAGACTAGAGATGGCAGCTGGGAGCCATAGTGACCTCCTTAGTGGCCTAAAAGGCTGTCTCTGGTGATGGAGGGGCAAGAGTACCCCCACCTCTAGGCAAGCCAGAAACCCAGGAGTCAGGCTCTAGGTACCTACCGTCCCTGGCCCCTCCCCTTACCAGCTAGAAGTCCTTGGACCAGTTGCTCATCTTCCCTgtccttggtttcttcatctatagacAAGGATGATAACAGTACCTACCAAATTGTAAGGATTAGAGTTAAAACGCACGTAAACCGTCCCTGGCACTTGAGAATTATCAAGCCATGGaactttgggaaagtcactttcTCATCTCTCACTGAAGGGGACTGTATTAGGTGCTCTCTCGGACCACTTCTAACTCAATTCTATCATGGTTTCTGAAGTTATTCCCCAAAATgcagggggaaaaataaaaaacaaaaagagcacTGCAGGGGACAA comes from Rhinolophus ferrumequinum isolate MPI-CBG mRhiFer1 chromosome 18, mRhiFer1_v1.p, whole genome shotgun sequence and encodes:
- the C18H8orf58 gene encoding uncharacterized protein C8orf58 homolog isoform X1 — its product is MLSAARNAGGGGGSLPSLILTLLVDGAGEDLARGCVVPGVTSVYRRIPDTVQGCSLDSWKGDGEQRGLQRQVPLLKLASRDSGVEMVVGDSPLATSLGLSQDSLDFEAVVSPKPLALPTEPPAHLGRFLASRKLEQVLERSRQLPTSPASLSQHRHSPKLPSNPECEMPLFGAGDQKATKAEVEEAEVVEGLGSEAWACLPGQGLRYLEHLCLVLEQMAKLQQLHLQLQTQKAPGGVSCGVVRPADGPNPIEAEEVLAPSPPPSHAPGSEVHGPWELLSQTTETGAKRTSFPKVGVPSANLSRLSEAPAEPAHDFQSSQGHKQDLSHWNKVKVLLNRIRWKSPRHPEPPVPPDGPGPRIESRDLPERSPCRPLRKTFMPSLVVKKQRAKNLSVC
- the C18H8orf58 gene encoding uncharacterized protein C8orf58 homolog isoform X3 — encoded protein: MLGRRRVFAMEPLGSRDGAGEDLARGCVVPGVTSVYRRIPDTVQGCSLDSWKGDGEQRGLQRQVPLLKLASRDSGVEMVVGDSPLATSLGLSQDSLDFEAVVSPKPLALPTEPPAHLGRFLASRKLEQVLERSRQLPTSPASLSQHRHSPKLPSNPECEMPLFGAGDQKATKAEVEEAEVVEGLGSEAWACLPGQGLRYLEHLCLVLEQMAKLQQLHLQLQTQKAPGGVSCGVVRPADGPNPIEAEEVLAPSPPPSHAPGSEVHGPWELLSQTTETGAKRTSFPKVGVPSANLSRLSEAPAEPAHDFQSSQGHKQDLSHWNKVKVLLNRIRWKSPRHPEPPVPPDGPGPRIESRDLPERSPCRPLRKTFMPSLVVKKQRAKNLSVC
- the C18H8orf58 gene encoding uncharacterized protein C8orf58 homolog isoform X2, which encodes MLSAARNAGGGGGSLPSLILTLLVDGAGEDLARGCVVPGVTSVYRRIPDTVQGCSLDSWKGDGEQRGLQRQVPLLKLASRDSGVEMVVGDSPLATSLGLSQDSLDFEAVVSPKPLALPTEPPAHLGRFLASRKLEQVLERSRQLPTSPASLSQHRHSPKLPSNPECEMPLFGAGDQKATKAEVEEAEVVEGLGSEAWACLPGQGLRYLEHLCLVLEQMAKLQQLHLQLQTQKAPGGVSCGVVRPADGPNPIEAEEVLAPSPPPSHAPGSEVHGPWELLSQTTETGAKRTSFPKVGVPSANLSRLSEAPAEPAHDFQSSQGHKDLSHWNKVKVLLNRIRWKSPRHPEPPVPPDGPGPRIESRDLPERSPCRPLRKTFMPSLVVKKQRAKNLSVC